The DNA segment TCTTGGTCCTGTAAACCTGAATCCCTGGAGTGTGCAACCGGCAATATATCCAACGCTCTCCGGGGGGCCCTCAAGCTATTTTATCGCCAGGTATGGGCCGGAGCACGAGCTAGATTGGGGGGCAGTAATCACTTCTTCAACCGGTGCCTCTTTTAATACCCTTTTGATGACCAAACAGGGAGTTATCCTTTCCTTTCATTTTTCGGCTGATTCAGCCCTTTTTCTTTCCGGGCAGGATTCTGTATGGATCGCCAGGGCAGGTGCTCATACTTTAACCAGCGGCCTGCTGATGCTGTCATCTACAGGCAAGCTCCGGTGGTATAAAACTTTCGAGGGCATTGGTTTTCATTCCTATACACAGAATGAGGTATTGTTGGAATCGGATTGGTTCTATTTAAATGGAGGATTTTCATTTTTTATGGATAGTACTGTCTTAGGAAGTTTTACGGTACACAAAAAGGATGGAGAAAATTTCATTATAAAGATGGATACCCTGGGCAACTTATTGCTGGCAAAAAATATCCCGCTGCACCTGAGGTTATTGTATGGAAATGATCACCGGTGGTACAGCTTCTCCTATTTTCAGGATAGTGTGGAAATAAATGGCAATACCCACCATGCCGCTTATGATGACGAGGCTTATTTAACACGGCTGAACAGTAGCGGGGGCTTTGATTGGTTCAGCACTTTTCCGCTAAACAAGCGACTGAGCAATTATTACCTGACCCAATCGCGGAGCAACCGAATATTATTAGCCAGTGCAATAACCAGTGCTATCGGTTCTTCTGACACAGCTTTCGTAGTGTTTGAGAACGACACCATCCGCAGTACCGACTCAAGTGGCACGCAACTGCGCTTTATTGCTGCCTTTAAGGACAATGGCGAAATGGAATGGCTGAATGCTTATGGCAATCAGTATTCGGGGATTTTTGAGCACATTGCTGTAGATGATGATAACAACATACTGGTAGCGGGACATTATCATACTTTTGCGAGCCTGAATGGGGCTTTGCTGTATGGAACCGCTGAGAATAGTTTTTTGGCAAAGCTTGATAGCAATGGATATGGCATCTGGGCGAAAAACCTTTCGCAGCCTCAACCCAGGCTGCAAGATGTTGCCTCGGATGGGAAAGGAAATATATATGCTGCCTTCAACCTCCTAGTTGATGGCATCCTGGACACAGTACCCGTTTCAGAATCCAGCTCCAACGGCAAGCTTCTTCTTGCCCATTTCAGGGATACGGCATTGATTACAGGCATAGGAGATAAGGCGGAAACGCCCGGAAATGCGCTGCTGGTCTACCCCAATCCTGCTACAGATTTCGTATATCTGGTTCCTCCGGCTACCGGAAACCGGTCATTCGAAATGGTGCTTTATGGCGTTACCGGCAATGTGATTCAAAGAAGAACTTTTCGCAACCCGGAAGAAATCCGGATTGATCTTTCCGGACTTTCACCCGCAGTCTATTATCTGAGTTTGAGTTCCAGCGAAAAAACCTGGTTCACCAAGGTTGTAAAAATCGGAGGAGAAGACAATTGATGAAAGCCTTCTCCAATGGCGGCCGGGACGGGGCTTTAATCTTCCACTTCCGGATACCAGTTCAGTAACCGCACCTCAATTTTTTTGCTCCCATCGCTCACCAGGGTTTTGAACTTTTCCACATCGCTGAACCGGTTGTTGGCTCCGCGATAGTGGTAAGGGTAAACAATGGCGGGCTTAAAATCGAGCACAGCGTCAGCCGCCTGCTCCACATCCATCGTGTATGGCAGATTCATGCAGACAAAAGCCACATCTATATTTTTCAGGCCCCGCATTTCCGGTGTGCCTTCCGTATCCCCAGAGATATAAATGCGCTTGTCCCCAACTGTCAGCACATATCCGTTTCCATCTCCTTTCTTGTGTCGCCCACCTTCGGGGAGGTTGTACATTGGGATCGCTTCTATTTTCACCGCGTTCCAATTTGTAGCTTCCCCATTGCTGATGACGGTTTTCCGCTTAAACTCAACTCCGGTCAATCCATCCACTACCGTCTGGGGTGCAAGCAATTCAGCATTAGTAAGATCCAGTTCATTGAGCGTACCGGGGTCCAGGTGGTCGCCATGCGTGTGGGTGATCAGCACCAGGTCAGGAGGCGGCAAGACCTCGTAGCGTTCAGCGCCTCCGTAGGGATCAATATAGATCGTCTTTCCATTCCATTGAAAAACCAGCGATCCATGAAAAACCGGGGTGATGGTGATGGTGCCCTCTTTAGCCGTGATCGTTTGCTTCTGGCACAAAGCAGGTTGCCAGAAGAATAAAATAAGGGGTAGGATAAGATATTTCATTTATACTGATTTTTTGGTTGTTAAAGGTGAAGGAAATAAATGTGTGTTTTGTTTAGGGGGGGTTAGACACTAAGGCTCGAAGGCACAAAGCTTCACTAAGTTTTTAATTA comes from the Bacteroidia bacterium genome and includes:
- a CDS encoding T9SS type A sorting domain-containing protein, with amino-acid sequence MSIKEILFPSLLFLTWVALDAQELHKITAIGGESNIQNMRTAPDGQGNLFVLAEYLGPVNLNPWSVQPAIYPTLSGGPSSYFIARYGPEHELDWGAVITSSTGASFNTLLMTKQGVILSFHFSADSALFLSGQDSVWIARAGAHTLTSGLLMLSSTGKLRWYKTFEGIGFHSYTQNEVLLESDWFYLNGGFSFFMDSTVLGSFTVHKKDGENFIIKMDTLGNLLLAKNIPLHLRLLYGNDHRWYSFSYFQDSVEINGNTHHAAYDDEAYLTRLNSSGGFDWFSTFPLNKRLSNYYLTQSRSNRILLASAITSAIGSSDTAFVVFENDTIRSTDSSGTQLRFIAAFKDNGEMEWLNAYGNQYSGIFEHIAVDDDNNILVAGHYHTFASLNGALLYGTAENSFLAKLDSNGYGIWAKNLSQPQPRLQDVASDGKGNIYAAFNLLVDGILDTVPVSESSSNGKLLLAHFRDTALITGIGDKAETPGNALLVYPNPATDFVYLVPPATGNRSFEMVLYGVTGNVIQRRTFRNPEEIRIDLSGLSPAVYYLSLSSSEKTWFTKVVKIGGEDN
- a CDS encoding MBL fold metallo-hydrolase; translation: MKYLILPLILFFWQPALCQKQTITAKEGTITITPVFHGSLVFQWNGKTIYIDPYGGAERYEVLPPPDLVLITHTHGDHLDPGTLNELDLTNAELLAPQTVVDGLTGVEFKRKTVISNGEATNWNAVKIEAIPMYNLPEGGRHKKGDGNGYVLTVGDKRIYISGDTEGTPEMRGLKNIDVAFVCMNLPYTMDVEQAADAVLDFKPAIVYPYHYRGANNRFSDVEKFKTLVSDGSKKIEVRLLNWYPEVED